Proteins found in one Mangifera indica cultivar Alphonso chromosome 15, CATAS_Mindica_2.1, whole genome shotgun sequence genomic segment:
- the LOC123198257 gene encoding mulatexin, with protein sequence MGTLKASLKDEMTSPVVETANAGAEASCCTHRSIETLVVVLAVITIVGVIAGIIAKLCGGRHFGGNGENDIEGWVEKKCRSCLDGGISAETPPPPPPPPPPPEEPKPTAEETKK encoded by the coding sequence ATGGGTACTTTAAAGGCAAGCTTAAAAGATGAGATGACGTCGCCGGTAGTAGAGACAGCGAATGCAGGAGCAGAGGCAAGTTGTTGCACGCACAGATCAATCGAAACACTTGTGGTTGTGCTAGCAGTGATCACCATTGTGGGTGTTATTGCAGGGATCATTGCTAAGCTTTGTGGTGGAAGACATTTTGGTGGTAATGGAGAGAATGACATCGAAGGTTGGGTTGAAAAGAAGTGTAGAAGTTGCCTTGACGGTGGAATCTCGGCTgaaacaccaccaccaccaccacctccacctccaccaccagAGGAGCCCAAGCCAACAGCGGAAGAAACAAAGAAGTGA